The DNA region ACCATATGCTTTTACTACACTTAGTGTATCACGCTTGTTAAAGGTCAGTGCCATTTGGTAGAACGGTGCTGAGGTATGTTTAATACCTAACAACTGAAAATAAGCAAGAATTACCCCATTTTCGCCGGGATTGCCGTGTATTGCATTAAAAACACAATCAAAAGTAATTGTTGTACCGTTTATTTCTGTAGAAAAATCATGTTTGTTAATTGGGTATTCATTTGCATTATCATCTAAAACTACCCATTTTTCTTTTAGAATATGTACACGGTAAGGCTTATATTTTTCCCGGTTCAGATGGCTAAAAACAACGTTACCGCTTTTTAAAGAAATATTGACCTCGGAGGAATAGCCTCCCATGATTATTGCTATATTTTTCATTGTAGAAATGAGTTCTGATCATTCAAAAACAAAAGTATCAAAAAAACAGATAGCTTTTTTCTTTTTTACGTAAGTTTGTAACAGTTAAAATTATACGCATGAAATTAGCCTTAACTGAAAGTTGTTGCGACCAAAATGTTAATTGGCTAATTCCGTCTGACCTTTGAAAATCAATAAAAATTAACAGATGAAAATCATTCAGTATTTAAAAAGTAAAATTTTTATCAGAACCATTATTTTAATGGGCATTATTGTAATTGCCGTGGTTTTTGGTTTAAAAGCTTTATTGGCCTATACTACAAATCACGATCAGAAAATATTGGTGCCTGATTTGAAAAAAATGTCTTTGGCTGATACTGAAACTACATTAACGAATTTAAGTTTGAATTTTGTTGTTATTGATTCTGCAAGTTTTAATCCTGAATATCCACCAAAATCGGTAATAGATCAAGACCCTGAGGCGGGCGATCATGTTAAGGAAAATAGAAAAATATACTTGACCTTAAATCCGTCTAGTTATAAAAAAATTCCGATACCTGATGTGTTGAATAAAACTAAAAGACAGGTAGAGACCCATTTAAAATCTATCGGGTTTAAAATAGGGAAATACCAATACGTACCTGACTTGGGTAGAGATGTTGTCCGAAAAATGAAACATGAGGGTAAGGAATTGGAAATGGGCG from Aureibaculum sp. 2308TA14-22 includes:
- a CDS encoding PASTA domain-containing protein, with product MKIIQYLKSKIFIRTIILMGIIVIAVVFGLKALLAYTTNHDQKILVPDLKKMSLADTETTLTNLSLNFVVIDSASFNPEYPPKSVIDQDPEAGDHVKENRKIYLTLNPSSYKKIPIPDVLNKTKRQVETHLKSIGFKIGKYQYVPDLGRDVVRKMKHEGKELEMGDLVPKNSVIDLVLGDGTGGQDQ